The genomic segment CAAAGCCGGCCGTAAAAAAAGTGATTCCGAAGGTGGGCGATCAAGTGAACGTCGGCAAATTGACCTATACCGTCAATGACGTCAAACAGGTCGCGACTCTCAGTAACGCATTAGGTGAAAAAAAGACGTCGGGTCAATTTCTCGTCGTTGACGTGACGATTTTGAATCGGGACAAGGAAGAACGGTTCGTCGACAGCGAAATGTTTAAAGTCAAAGTCGGCGATACCGAATATTCAGCAGATGCAGAACTCGGTTCTTATGCGAACGAAGGCGGACTCGGATTTTTCCTGGAGACGATCAATCCGAATATCGAAAAACAAGGAAAGATTGTATTCGAGCTACCGAAGAATGCAAAAGGATACGTGCTCGAAGTCTCATCCGGTTTCGGCTGGGCCGGTGGAGAGTCGAAACAAATTAAGTTATGACACAAGGTACAATAGACAAAGTGCGATCGGGAGATCAAGCGTCTTTTTTCGTTGCTTTCCTCGGGCGAGGCGCAAGCCGTTGCTCCTTGATCCTAACGGACAATGAGCAGGGTCTTGCCTGCCTCTGAAAGTGCGTTAAAAACGCACTTTTCCCCGCAGGAGTCAACGAAACGCGACGCTTTTAGATAATACCGTGAAAGAAATCCAGTCATGCAGACGGTTTAGGGCGAAATCCGTCTCGCATCGCTTTGAAGACGAGGCGAGACAGGGAAGCGCGACCGGATTGTCTCTGGTTATCGTATGTTCACGCTTCATAAGAGTTTGTCTACACGCTGAAACTCCCTTCCGATGTGGAAGGGAGTTTTTTTGTTGATCAAGTGATATCTGACAAAAGCGACAACCTGTTCAGTGGGAAACAGACGTTGAGCGGAGGAGACGGTCGAGTAACATAAGTGTCTCCGGCTGATCCTGTAATGTCGTCTGCAAAAAGGAGCGTTCTTGTTCGAGTAACGCAGCATAGCGACGCCCAGCTTCTTGATGTGTCGCCGGAACGAGAACGTCATAAACGGCTTCGAACGGGACACGCTGGTCGTCCGGTAAGTAATCTGGAATCGTCTTCAGTCCGAGTTGGGCCCGTTCCGGCAGATGGTGGTGCAACAGGACTTTGGCGAACTTCGTCAACGCACTGCGTAACATTTCGACCGCCCATAAGCCGTTGCCGCGTGCGGCGGCTTTTTGATACTGAAAGTAAAACCAAACGGCGTCAATCGCCTCGTCTTCGAATTCCTGCTGCGACAGGGTCAGAGAACTCTCTTCGATAAACGGGGCTAACTGATTTTTTGGATCATATAGGACGCGGATGGCATCTTTTTGATTTAACGAAGCAACCGTGACGGTAAATAAGTCGACATGTAACAGATCATCGTAGACGGCAATCATTTGCGGGGCGACGATGAACAGATCATCGTGCCAAATGACGGGCCGATACGCTTCGAGGTGCGCCAGGCGGCGCGGTAAGAATTCCGAAACGGTTTCTTCCGCGACGAGACAGTAGAGGTCGAGATCGGAATGGAAATCTTCTTCCCCCCGACCGAACGAGCCTTTCAAAAAAATCGCTTCGACGGTCGGATCCTGTTTGAGCCGGTCTGTAAGTTGTTCGATGGCATATAGCTGGTGCATAAGTAAGTCACTCCTTCAAGCAGTCTATTTCTTCAGTATACGTGAAATAAGGGAGATTATTCCATTGTCATTTTTTACTGATTGCTTAAATCGCGTGAGGAAAGAAAAAACAACTACACAAAAAAGGGCTGGCTCAAAAGCCATCCCTTTGGATCATCAGCCGTTTCAAATACTTAGTGCAAAGAAGCTGCCTTCTGTTCTTGTTCTTTTTGTTCCATATGTGCGGCATGCTGTTCGCCCCAATGGTTCATCGCATGGAGGATTGGCATGAGTGTCCGCCCGTAATCCGTTAAGGAGTATTCGACACGGGGTGGAACGACTTGGTAGATTTCACGGTGTACGATATCGTTTAGCTCAAGTTCACGCAGTTGTGCCGTCAACATCTTTTGGGTGATGTTCGGTAGATGTCGTTTTAATTCACTGAAGCGGAGTGTCCCGTGCGTGATGAGCTCAAGCAAAATCGATGGTTTCCATTTCCCCGTCAAAATCTCGAGTGCAGTCTCGACGCGACAGATGGGTGTCTCTTGCATCATCGTTCCTCCTTCGTAGTATCTTTTTAGAAACTATACCACTTTTTTGTACCTACTTCCGTTCCCGCTGCTTCCGGGGGATAATGAACCTAGAAAGTGAACGTACAGGAGGAATAACCATATGACAATCCATTCAGAGATTACGCTCGGACCGGTCAGCTTACGGATTACGGATTTAGAACAATCGATTTCATTTTACCGCGATTTACTCGGACTAACGGTACTCGAACAGACAGGGAACACAGCGACACTCGGTGCAAAAACAACACCACTCGTCCTGTTGGAAGAACGGGTGGACGCGCGACGTCTTCCACCTAACTCGGTCGCAGGACTGTATCATTTCGCGATTTTATTGCCAAGCCGAAAAGAACTT from the Exiguobacterium oxidotolerans JCM 12280 genome contains:
- a CDS encoding nucleotidyltransferase domain-containing protein; protein product: MHQLYAIEQLTDRLKQDPTVEAIFLKGSFGRGEEDFHSDLDLYCLVAEETVSEFLPRRLAHLEAYRPVIWHDDLFIVAPQMIAVYDDLLHVDLFTVTVASLNQKDAIRVLYDPKNQLAPFIEESSLTLSQQEFEDEAIDAVWFYFQYQKAAARGNGLWAVEMLRSALTKFAKVLLHHHLPERAQLGLKTIPDYLPDDQRVPFEAVYDVLVPATHQEAGRRYAALLEQERSFLQTTLQDQPETLMLLDRLLRSTSVSH
- a CDS encoding winged helix-turn-helix transcriptional regulator, with protein sequence MQETPICRVETALEILTGKWKPSILLELITHGTLRFSELKRHLPNITQKMLTAQLRELELNDIVHREIYQVVPPRVEYSLTDYGRTLMPILHAMNHWGEQHAAHMEQKEQEQKAASLH
- a CDS encoding DUF4352 domain-containing protein, which gives rise to MKKVIKWGAFLVIGFIILSALLNSEEPKTAEPETTVEGKEEKETTKPKAVAKPAVKKVIPKVGDQVNVGKLTYTVNDVKQVATLSNALGEKKTSGQFLVVDVTILNRDKEERFVDSEMFKVKVGDTEYSADAELGSYANEGGLGFFLETINPNIEKQGKIVFELPKNAKGYVLEVSSGFGWAGGESKQIKL